A genomic region of Rhodospirillales bacterium contains the following coding sequences:
- a CDS encoding TerD family protein: protein MGLLTGPATGEVVEISVTMEAKQRLVAGLSWDPRPDEEVGKKERKKYRWAQLKKSIGMMMENPEMLSYFMKRPGSMKEKSDHQGRQSEYPYYDLDLHCFIYDNTGQFYAVIDPSAEHATDPSHKIYHSGEDMEGHRKYDDEQIHIELKGLPDNLTEFVFMIESDCMHEFDKVLNPAVRFADAYTNKNFLQVQIGDLPDSNAFAFVFCRVFRRDDKWFIQNISEFTDFDQNWPEYLKRYL from the coding sequence ATGGGATTGCTCACCGGACCGGCAACGGGAGAGGTTGTCGAGATATCCGTTACCATGGAAGCCAAGCAGCGCCTTGTCGCCGGTCTTTCGTGGGATCCCCGGCCGGACGAAGAAGTCGGAAAGAAAGAGCGCAAAAAATATCGCTGGGCGCAGCTAAAAAAATCCATCGGTATGATGATGGAAAATCCGGAAATGCTTTCCTATTTCATGAAACGCCCCGGCTCCATGAAAGAAAAAAGCGACCATCAAGGACGGCAATCCGAATATCCCTATTACGATCTCGACCTCCATTGCTTTATCTATGACAACACAGGGCAATTTTATGCCGTTATTGATCCGTCGGCTGAGCATGCAACGGACCCAAGCCATAAAATCTACCACAGCGGCGAAGATATGGAGGGGCACCGGAAGTATGACGACGAGCAAATCCATATCGAACTGAAAGGCCTGCCGGACAACCTGACTGAATTCGTGTTCATGATCGAAAGTGATTGTATGCATGAGTTCGACAAAGTCCTGAATCCGGCGGTGAGATTTGCCGATGCCTACACCAACAAAAACTTCCTGCAGGTCCAGATCGGCGATCTCCCCGACAGTAACGCGTTTGCTTTTGTTTTTTGCCGGGTTTTCCGGCGTGATGATAAATGGTTTATCCAGAATATCAGCGAATTTACGGATTTTGACCAAAACTGGCCGGAATATTTGAAACGATATTTGTAA